The window AGGTGATGACGAGCTGGGGCGGGGCGTACTTCGGCGGCGTGAACAACCTCTTCACCGCCGGCGACCGGCCGATCACCGTCGACGAACAGCCGGTCATCGACGCGATTCGGATGATGCGCTCGTTCATCGAGGGCGAGAACCAGAACACCCTCGACGGCTACGCCCAGATCTGCCCGTCGCCGATCATCCAGTGGACCGAACAACAGTCGCTCAGCCCGTTCGACGCCGGCAACGCCGTCGCGAACCGGAACTGGTCGTTCGCGATCGCCCAGACCGGCGCGGAGGAGGCCTTCGGCGAGAACCTCGGAGTCACGACGTGCCCGATCGGGGTCCCCGAGGAGGAGGCCGAGTTCGACGGCACCGGCGGCACCGCCGCGGCGCTCGGCGGCTGGAACCTGGTCGTGAGCCCGTTCTCGGATCGCAAGGAGGAAGCGCTGCAGGTCCTCGAGGCGTTCGCCAGCGAGGAGGTCATGCTCACGGTCTTCGAACTCGGGGGATACCTACCGCCGAATCTCGATCTGGTCGCGGAGGCCAGCCCGGACGACGTTGGTCCGGTCGCCCGCTACGGCGACGTCGTGCAGGCGGCCAGCGACAACGCGATTCCCCGTCCCGCGACCGATCTCTGGCCGGAGCAGTCGGCGCTGGTCTACCAGTCGGTCAATTCGGCCTACCGCGGCGCGAAGGCGCCCGAGGCGGCCATGAACGACCTCGCGCAAGAACTCGAGCAGAGCGAATCGGAGGTGCAAACGAATGGCAACTGATACCGATACGGATGGACTGACCCGCGGTGAAACCGGACGGAGTCAGGACCGAGAACGGACCGGTAACGCGGTCGTCAATTGGATGGAGGGGCTGAGCGAGACGGCCTACGCGTATCTGTTGTTGCTGCCGGCGTTCGCGTTGTTGACGCTCGTCGCGTTCTATCCGATGATCCGGACGTTCGTTATGTCACTCCGGGCGGACCAGACGCGGGGCATAGATCCGCTCGGCGGATTCATCGGCATCGAGAACTACATCGACATCCTCACCGGGAACGCGCGGCTGGCACGGCAGTTCCTCGACATCGGGCTGACCTCGTCGTTCCCCTTCATCGAATTCGGCACGCCGTTCTTCCAGCAAGCACTGTTCGTCACGCTCGCGTTCGCGATCATCAGCGTCGTCATGGAGACACTGATCGGGTTCGGGCAGGCCTACGTGCTCGACCAGGACTTCCGGGGCCGACGCTGGGTCCGCGTCGCGATCATCCTCCCGTGGGCGGTTCCGATCGTCATTCAGGGGATGATCTTTTTCCTGATGTTCCAGCCGACCGTCGGATTCGGCTCGGACCTCATGCAGAGCATCGGCGTCTTCAGCGGGACGCCGCTGGCCAACAGCCGGGACGCGTTCATCATCATCCTCGTGGCCGACATCTGGAAGTCCGCGGCGTTCATGGCGCTGCTGATCCTCGCGGGACTGCAGAGCGTCGATCGGAGCCTGTACGACGTCGCCCGTGTAGCCGGAGCCTCGCCGTGGCAGCGGTTCAAACTGATCACGCTGCCGCTGGTGATGCCGGCGCTGCTGGTCGCGATGCTGTTCCGAACCATGGACGCGATGCGCGTCTTCGGGCTGATCGAGTCGACGGCCGGCTGCACGACCGTGCCCTCACTGACCTGCCTCGTCGTCGAGGCGATGTTCGGCGGCACGCGAATCTACGCGACGGCCGCCGCCGTCGCTTTCTCGACGGCACTGGTTATCGGCCTGATCATCGGCGGCTACGTCGTGCTCTTCCGCGACACCGAAGGAGGGATGTACTGATGTCCGATCCGAACGAACACACCGATCCGAACGACACTGGTGACCGACCGAGAGACCCGACGCTCCGCCGGCCCGACGGCGGACGAAACGTCCTCAAGGAAGGCCGCGACGCGGAACTCGACCGCGGCCCGCTCCAGCAGTGGGCCGCCAACTCCATCGAGAACCCCGAACGGGTCTACCGGGCACTGTTCTACGTCGCAGCGATTTTCTTCCTCTTCACGACCCTGTTCCCGTTCTACTGGCTGCTCATGGTCGCGCTGACGCCCGAAGGGCAGCTTCAGGACATCGTCTTCACGCCGAACGGGTTCAACCCCGGCGCCTTCATCGAGGTCTTCGAGGTCATCCCGTTCCACATCTACATGTTCAACAGCTTCATAATCGCGCTGGCCTCGACGGCCGTCGTCCTCGTCGTCGCCAGCCTCGCGGGGTACGCCTTCGGCCGCCTCGAGTTCCCCGGCCGGACGCCGCTCATGCTGCTGGTGCTGATCATTTCGTTCTTCCCGCCGGCGGCGTTCTTCATCCCGCTAAACGACCTCTTTAACACCTCGTTCTTCTTCCTCGAGCCGATCACCGGCGACGGGACCCTCTACAACACGCCGTTCGCGCTGGTGACGCCGCTGTCGGCGATCTTCATGCCGCTCGCCATCTTCATACTGACGACGTTCTACTCGCAGATCCCGGACGGGCTCGAGGACGCGGCCCGCGTCGAGGGGACGACCCGACTGGGCGCGCTGCTCAGGGTCATCATTCCGCTGTCGGCGCCCGGCGTCGCGACCGCCGGCGTGCTGACGTTCATCGCGGTTTACAACGAGTTCTTCTTCTCGTTCCTGATGACCGACGGCCAGCCCCAGAACTGGGCGCCGATCCTCGACGGTATCCTCGCCTATCAGGGCCAGTACGAGGTGCTTTACCATCTAATGGCCGCCGCGAGTATCATCGGGGTGATCCCGGTCGCGATCCTCGTGGTTATCGCACAGGAAAAGATCGTCAGCGGACTCACCGCAGGAGCACTCAAGGAGTAACACAATGGCACGAGTACGACTCGAGAATATCACGAAACGGTACGGAGACGAAACGGCAGTCGACGACATCAGCCTCGAGGTCGAGGACGGTGAGTTCGTCACTTTCGTCGGCCCTTCGGGCTGTGGGAAGTCGACGACGATGGAGACGGTCGCGGGGTTGACCGAGCCCACCGAGGGTCGGGTCTACATCGGCGACGACGAGGTCACCGGCCTCGCCCCGAAGGATCGCGGCGTCGCGATGGTTTTCCAGAACATCGCGCTGTTCCCCCACATGGACGTCTACGAGAACATCTCGTTCGGCCTCCGACTGCGGAAGTACGACGACGAGGAGGTCCGTCGTCGCGTCGAGGAGGCCGCCGATATCGTCCAGCTCGAGGGGATGCTCGATCGAATGCCGGCGGAGATGTCCGGCGGCCAGCAACAGCGGGTCGGCATCGCCCGCGCGATCGTTCGCAATCCGGACGTGTTCCTGATGGACGAGCCGCTGGCGAACCTGGACGCGAAGCTGCGGGTCCACATGCGCACGGAGCTCCAGCGGCTCCATCGGGAACTGAACGCGACGATCATCTACGTCACCCACGATCAGGCCGAGGCGATGACGATGTCCAACCGGATCGCCGTCCTGAACGACGGGAAACTCCAGCAGATCGCCCCGCCGCTGGAGTGCTACAACGAACCGACGAACCTGTTCGTCGCGGGGTTCATCGGCTCGCCGTCGATGAACTTCGCTGAGGGAACGCTCGTCGAGGGCGGCCTCGAGACGAATAACTTCAACATCGATCTCGATCCGGGTCGACTGTCGGGCGTGTCGGTCGGTGACGAGGTCACGCTCGGCGTCAGACCGGAAGACGTCCACCTGCGGCGGTACGCGGACTCACTGGCCGATCCGACGGATCCGATCGACGCCCGATCCGACGTCCTCGAGCCGATGGGCGACGAGGTCTTCGTCTACCTCCTGCTGGCCGAGGAGGCCGGCCGCTCGATGGCCGAGGATCCGGCGACCGCGTCCGACCAACTGCTGATGAGCATCACGCCGGATACCGACGTCCACGAGGGACAGGACCTCGAGGTCGTGCTCGATCGGTCGAAGCTACACCTCTTCGATGCGGCGACCGGCGAAGCGCTGCTCCACGGACTGGTCGAGCGCTCCGGGCCCGAATCGGGCGAGGCGTCGAAAGCGGGCTGATCGCTTCCCCGCGACGCGGGTTGCCGGCGACGGAACAAAGTCGATCCAGTCCAAGATTCGATATAGCGATGACCAGTGTATAGGCTCGAAACCGAACGCCGGACCACAGAGAGATGACAACCGATCGAACGGACATCAGGACGGGAATCGTCGGCCTCGGTAACATCGGACAGTACCACGCCGAGCGGTTGGTCGATCTGGACGTGCCGCTGGTCGGCGGCATGGACGTCGCCACCGACGCCCGGACGCGGTTCGCGCGACGGTACGACGTCGACGTCTACGAGGACCATCGGGATCTGTACGACACGCTCGACGCCGTCGTCATCACGACGCCGAACAAGTACCACGAGGAGTACGCGATCGACGCGTTCGAACACGACCTGCACGTGCTCCTCGAGAAGCCGCTGGCTCACTCGATGGAAAGCGCCGAACGAATCGCCGAGGCGGCACGGGAGGCCGACGGTCACTGCATGGTGGGATTCAACAACCGCTTCGCCAACGCGGTCCGGATCGTCAAGAACCGGCTCGACCGCGGCGATCTCGGCGAGGTTTCACACGTCGAGGCGAACTACGTCCGACGCCGCGGCATCCCGGGCCGTGGGTCGTGGTTCACCCGACGACAGATCGCCGGCGGCGGCGCACTCATCGATCTGGGCGTCCACGCGATCGACCTCGCGATGTATCTGCTCGACTACCCCGAGGTCACGGAAGTCAGCGGGATCGCCCGCAGCGAGTTCGGCTCCCGCGAGGAGTACGCGTACCTCGACATGTGGGCCGACGACGCGGGACCGGCGGGGTTCGACGTCGACGACTCCGCCAGCGCGTTCGTCCGCTGTGCGGACGACCAGTCGATCTCGCTTGAAGTCGCGTGGGCGACCAACCGGCCCGCGAACCACGAGTTCGTCGTCCGGGGCACCGAATCCGCCGCCCGGTTCGACCTGCTCGAGGGCGACCTCTCCTTTTACTCCGCGAGCAAGATCGGCCCGGACCACCTCGAGGATACGTCGATCGAGACGCGCCAGAACGATACGCACACGGACGAACAGCGGACGTTCTTCGACCGTATCGCCGCGGACGACCCCGACGACGACAGCGTCGAGCAGGCGCTTGCCGTCCAGCGGATCGTCGACGCCATCTATCGCTCGAGCGAGGAGGGCCGAACGATTCCGATCGACGAGTGACGAGTTGCGAAGAGGTGTCCGGGTGCCACCGTTTTATTGAAACCGGGACCGTTCGCCGATCCATGGAGATCGGCGTTCATACCCCGCCGCTCGCGGATGAAACGCTCGCCGACGCCCTGGCCTATCTCGACGACCTGGGCGTCGACACCATCGAGCCCGGCGTCGGCGGCCACCCGGGAGAGGACCACCTCCCCCGGGCCGAGTACCTCGACGACGAGGACGCCCAGGCCGAGGTGCGTGACCTGCTAGACGACCACGACATGCGGATCAGCGCGCTCGCGACCCACAACAACCCGTTACATCCCGACGACGAGCGGGCCGAGGAGGCCGATACGGAACTCCGGGAGGCCATTCGACTGGCCGACCAGCTCGAGGTCGACGTCGTCACCTGCTTCTCCGGGCTCCCGGCCGGCGGACCGGACGACGAGGTCCCCAACTGGATCACCGCCCCGTGGCCGCCGGAACACGCCGATGCCCTCGAGTACCAGTGGGAGCAGGCCGTCGACTACTGGAGCGATCTGGCCGCGTTCGCCGACGACCACGGCGTCGACGTCGCGATCGAGATGCATCCGAATATGCTCGTCTACGAACCGCACGGGATGGCCCGACTGCGCGAGGAGACGAACGAACGCGTCGGGGCGAACTTCGACCCCTCACATCTCTACTGGCAGGGAATCTCGGTCACCGACGCGATCCGCTATCTGGGCGAACGCGACGCCATCCATCACGTCCACGCAAAGGACACGCGGATCTACGAGGCGATGGCCCGCGAGAAAGGCGTTCTCGACACGACCGCCTACGACGACGAACCCAACCGCTCGTGGCTGTTCCGCTCGGTCGGCTACGGCCACGACGAATCCCACTGGAAAGACGTCGTCTCGACCCTGCGGATGGTCGGCTACGACGGGGCGCTCAGCATCGAACACGAGGACTCGCTGACGAGTTCACGGGAAGGCCTCGAGAAGGCGATCGAACTGCTCGAGCGAGTCGTCTTCGAGACCCAGCCTGGCGAGGCCTACTGGGCCGAGTGACTGGCGGATTCGGGGCCCTTACTCCAGGACTCGGTCGACGAGGGGACTCTCGTCGGAGCCTGATTCGTGGACGTCGACGCGGCCGTCGCCGTGGACGACGACGTCGTAGCCTTCGTACTCGAGCGCAACGACGGCGTTCCGCTGACCGGTCGCGTGAGACGTTCGAAAGAGCGAGTCGAGCGCTTCCGGGTTGACGACCGAATACAGAGGTTCGTACTCCGGGGGCTCCATCTCGGTGGGATCGACGCCTTCCTGGGCGGCGATCGCTTCGATAATAGCCTGTGAGGGAGGCACCTCTCCGCTCGCCGTCGACGTATTTCCGGGAGAGGACATGTCTCGACGTAATAGATTCACGCGGATAAGAATGGTGCCCAATATCCTGACAATACGGTCGAGGGGGCACGCTGCCGTGATGTTACCGAAAGCAGTTACTGTTTTTATACGGATCACTGGAAACTACTGCTGGCCGAACCGCAAACCCCTGCGATCGGGCCGGGAAGCCGGTACAGCAGACCGAATCAGTCACGCGCCCGCTCGAACGTCTCGATCGCGAGTTCCCGACGCTCCCCGTGATCGACGATCGGCGCCGGATACTCCGGGGCGATACGCTCCCGTTCTGCATCGGAGAGCGAGCCCCAGTCGTGGATCTCGTCGGCCGACGCGTCCCGCAGTTCCGGCACGTACTCGCGGATGTACTCCGCGTCTGGGTCGTAGTCCTGGCCCTGTTTGGTCGGATTGAAGACCCGGAAGTACGGCTGGGCGTCCATCCCCGTCGAGGCGGCCCACTGCCAGCCACCGACGTCGTTTGCCGTGTCGTGATCGGCGAGGTTGTACCGGAACCAGTCGTACCCCTTCCGCCAGTCGACGAGGAGGTCCTTGGTCAGGAACGCGGCGACGATCATCCGGACGCGGTTGTGGACCCATCCGTCCTCGCGAAGCTGTCGCATCCCGGCGTCGACGATCGGGTAGCCGGTCTTCCCGGCCTTCCAGGCGGCGAACTCGTCGGGGTCGTTCCGCCAGTCGATCTCGCCCGTCGCGTCGCTGAAGTTCTCGGAGACGATCTCCGGGTTGAACGCCAGCACGTGGGCGTAAAACTCCCTGAACGCGAGCTGTCGACGAAACGCCGTCACCCCGTCCCGCTCGTCGTCGCTCGAGGCCCGGTCCATCGCCCGCTCGGTCGCCGCGTAGACGGCCCGGGGGCCGATAGTTCCCCACTTGTAGTGGACTGAGAGCCGCGAGGTCGCCCCCGCCGCCGGGTAGTCGCGGCGGTCGTCGTACTCGTAGATCGGGCCCGCACAGAACGACGCGACGCGTTCGCGGGCCGTCGCCTGAGTCACTGGCCGGGTCGACGCCTTCGGCTCGTCGAACCCGAGATTCGCGAGCGAGGGCAACGGATCGGTGCCGTCGTCGCCGTGCAGGTCCGTGAGGTCGTCCGCAGCCGGCGGCTCGACGGGCGCGGGCTTCTCCCGGTCGCGCCACTTCTTCCAGAAATACGAGAAGACGGAGTAGTGATCCCCCTGGTTGGGCGTGATCGACCCCGGTTCGTGAATGATCGAGTCGTAGACCGTCTCCGTTTCGACCCCGTCGTCCTCGAGCGCGGCAGTGACGGCGCGGTCCCGTTCGGCGGCGAGTCCGCTATAGTCCTCGCCCCAGGTGACGGCTTCCGCGTCGTACTCGGCCGCGACTCGGGGGACGACCTCGCTGGCCTCACCACGGAACACGAGGAGGTCGCTGCCCAACTCGCGGTACCGGTCGCGAAGCCCCCCCAGCGCCTCGAGCAGACAGGAGACCCGGACCGGCGACGCGTGCTCGAGGACGGTCGGATCGAGGACGAACAGGGGGACGATGTGGGCGTCCTCACCCGTGCCCTCACTCTCGCCCTCTCCCGTGCCCTCGCCCTCATCGTCGCGGTTTCCCATCGCCGCGGCGCGTCCCAACCCGCGGTTGTCCCGCACCCGCAGATCCTTGCGGTGCCAGTGAACGATCATATCGGATCTGACCACTCGAGAACTGAAAGCGTGCGGGGCATCAGTGTTGGCGTCGGCGTGCCATCGGTGCCGACGGGTTCCGAGACGGCGTGGGGCCTCGCTCGTTTTTCGGTCCAGAGTACCCCGTTAGTCGCGTTCGGGTCGCCCGTTGCGGCCGAGTCGACCGTCGAGGTACCCGCGGATCCCGCTGATCGCGCTTTCGATCGAGTAGTTGCGGGCGACGTAGACGCTCGCGGCCGCCAGCGCCGTCCCGGCGACGACGTCGAGGAACCAGTGGATCCCCAGATACATCGTCGAGACGACGACGCTAATGGCGAGCACGCCCGAGATGGGTACCCAGAGCGGATACTTCTCACGGGTCTGCCAGGCGATGAAGAAGACGGTCATCGACAGCGACGAGTGCAGCGAGGGGAACACGTTGGTGTTCTGGTTCACCTGGTTCGTGAGCGTCCGCGACTGCGGGAACGCGTCGTACAGCAGCCCCTCGAACAGCGTCGGCTCGAGGTTGCGCGGCCCCATCGAAAGGAAGAGGACGTAACAGACGAGGCCGACACCGTAGTTCACCGCGAACGCGACGATCAGCGTCGATAGCTCCTCCATCTCCTCGAGCGCGAAGTACGCGACGAACGGGAACAAAAGCAGGAACGCGTAGCCGTAGATGTAGACGAACACGAAGTAGGCCGTCACTTCCGGGGTCTGGAACGACTGGAGGACGACCACCGGATACTCGGGGAAGACTACCCGTTCGAATTCGAAGAGATACGAGGTGACCGGGTTGCCGATCACTTCCCGCTCGAGACGCACGACGACGTCGACGGTCGCCCATCGGAGAAGCAACACGACCGCGAGCGCGGCAAGCGGCAACAGACAGGCCCTGAGTCGCCATCGAAAGTCGTTCAGGGCCGTCGCTACCGGTCGCGGCCCGACGACGACCAGGGTCGCGACCGCGAGCATCGTCGCGACGACCAGGGCGAGTTCGAGGACGACGGCGGCGAGCGTCATTCGTCTCGAGGTAGGATCCATGACCCATTAATAGAACGTGGTTGGGGTCGGCGATGACCGACCTCGAGATGGGTCACGCACTGCGGGTCGGAGGACGGAACGTCCTCGAGTCGGCGGAATCCGTCTACTCGAGCAACTCTCCATCGGCGTAGCGGTAGCCGGCGTCCCGGAACAGCGACCGCACGAGTTCGACGTCGATCTCGCCGTCGGTTCCGGGGAAGTCGATGATCTCGATGCCGTCTCCCTCGTCCCCGTCCTCGTTTTCGTCTTCGTTTGCGTCCTGATTTTGATCACCAGTTCCCCCACCGGACCGACCGTTCGGCCCGAACTCGTCGTCGGAGAGTCCGACGAGCGCCCCCAGCGAGGTCGCCGGCTCCGCGAACCCACCGAACAACTCGAGTGCAATGTGTTCCCGGTCGACGAGCCGGGAGACGATCTGCCGGAACCGGGGGTTACCGAGTTCCGGATGATGGTGGTTGTACCCGATCATGTAGAACGAATCGGCCCGCCCCGTAACCGTCGACACGTCCTCGGCATCGGTGAACCGGCCGATATCTTCGGGTGGGATGCCGTCGCCTGTTATGTCGATCTCGCCATCGAGCAGCGAGTCCATCATCGTCCCGACGTTCGGGTCGATCCGGAAGCTGATCCCGGAATACTGTGAGAATCCCTCGAGGAACTCGGGCCGGTCGTCAGACTCCCTGAATACGTGGTCCTCGACCGGCTCGAGTTCGATCCTGTCGATCGTGATGTCGGTGATTTCGAAGGGGCCGGAGCCGACCGGCTCCTCGTTGTCCGTCGTCAATGCTTCGGTGCGTTGATCGGCGACGGGTTCCGTCCGGTCGCGCCAGACGTGTGCGGGCAGTATCGGGATCGAAAACGCGGTGGTCGCAGCGGGTCGCAACGTCTCGCCGAAGGAAAACCGGACGGTGCGATCGTCGAGCCTGTCGACCGTCTCGACGATCGTCCCCCGACTCCGGTATCGCGGTGCCGGCACCCCGCCGTCGACCGTGCCCATGGAGGTGTCCGCCAGGAACCGGTAGGTGAAGACGACGTCGTCTGCCTCGAGGGGTTCTCCGTCGTGCCACTCCAGGCCCTCGCGGAGCGTCACGTCGGCCCGAAGTCGCGGTTCCGATCCGGTGCCACGCTCGTCCCAGGAAACCTCCTCCGCGAGCCACGGGACCCGTTCCGTTTCGGTCCCGGAGTCGGACCAGTTCGGCTGCGATTCGGCTCCCGTGTCGTCGCCGTTCTCGTCGTCTACTCGAGTGTCCTCGCGCGACGGACCCGTCTCGACTCGGCGAACCAGCGGTTCGTACAGCAGTCCCAGCAGGCCATCGATTCGGTTCCGGTCGACGACGAGCGGATTCAGGCGCTGACCGAGCCGATCGCCGTAGACCCCGACCTCGAGCGGCCCGTCCCGGGCCCCGTCGGCGGGTTCGCGAGAGAGAAGGTCGAAGTAATCCCCAGGACGGGAGAGCGTCCGCCGGGCGTCGATTCCGGCGCGATGTCCGGCGATCTCGATCGGGAAAC of the Halobiforma lacisalsi AJ5 genome contains:
- a CDS encoding extracellular solute-binding protein — translated: MGNDTTGRCREESSRRSFVAGVSAVAAAGTTAIAGCLGRGPGSNTVVMTADSGVEGIIHSEGDQPSVQQALWDAGLDEDIRIEIQTVVSDSASRMQTAQAALEAGRAPPDIHMMDSGWTVPFVLRNQTVNLTEELPGETLSYVNENYLDAILETARHPESSDLHGLPLFPDLGFTLYREDYLEDAGYDTSSWATDPPQWEEFANAVSDAREQAGLDYGYTTQAAAYEGLSCCTFNEVMTSWGGAYFGGVNNLFTAGDRPITVDEQPVIDAIRMMRSFIEGENQNTLDGYAQICPSPIIQWTEQQSLSPFDAGNAVANRNWSFAIAQTGAEEAFGENLGVTTCPIGVPEEEAEFDGTGGTAAALGGWNLVVSPFSDRKEEALQVLEAFASEEVMLTVFELGGYLPPNLDLVAEASPDDVGPVARYGDVVQAASDNAIPRPATDLWPEQSALVYQSVNSAYRGAKAPEAAMNDLAQELEQSESEVQTNGN
- a CDS encoding carbohydrate ABC transporter permease produces the protein MATDTDTDGLTRGETGRSQDRERTGNAVVNWMEGLSETAYAYLLLLPAFALLTLVAFYPMIRTFVMSLRADQTRGIDPLGGFIGIENYIDILTGNARLARQFLDIGLTSSFPFIEFGTPFFQQALFVTLAFAIISVVMETLIGFGQAYVLDQDFRGRRWVRVAIILPWAVPIVIQGMIFFLMFQPTVGFGSDLMQSIGVFSGTPLANSRDAFIIILVADIWKSAAFMALLILAGLQSVDRSLYDVARVAGASPWQRFKLITLPLVMPALLVAMLFRTMDAMRVFGLIESTAGCTTVPSLTCLVVEAMFGGTRIYATAAAVAFSTALVIGLIIGGYVVLFRDTEGGMY
- a CDS encoding carbohydrate ABC transporter permease, with protein sequence MSDPNEHTDPNDTGDRPRDPTLRRPDGGRNVLKEGRDAELDRGPLQQWAANSIENPERVYRALFYVAAIFFLFTTLFPFYWLLMVALTPEGQLQDIVFTPNGFNPGAFIEVFEVIPFHIYMFNSFIIALASTAVVLVVASLAGYAFGRLEFPGRTPLMLLVLIISFFPPAAFFIPLNDLFNTSFFFLEPITGDGTLYNTPFALVTPLSAIFMPLAIFILTTFYSQIPDGLEDAARVEGTTRLGALLRVIIPLSAPGVATAGVLTFIAVYNEFFFSFLMTDGQPQNWAPILDGILAYQGQYEVLYHLMAAASIIGVIPVAILVVIAQEKIVSGLTAGALKE
- a CDS encoding ABC transporter ATP-binding protein, coding for MARVRLENITKRYGDETAVDDISLEVEDGEFVTFVGPSGCGKSTTMETVAGLTEPTEGRVYIGDDEVTGLAPKDRGVAMVFQNIALFPHMDVYENISFGLRLRKYDDEEVRRRVEEAADIVQLEGMLDRMPAEMSGGQQQRVGIARAIVRNPDVFLMDEPLANLDAKLRVHMRTELQRLHRELNATIIYVTHDQAEAMTMSNRIAVLNDGKLQQIAPPLECYNEPTNLFVAGFIGSPSMNFAEGTLVEGGLETNNFNIDLDPGRLSGVSVGDEVTLGVRPEDVHLRRYADSLADPTDPIDARSDVLEPMGDEVFVYLLLAEEAGRSMAEDPATASDQLLMSITPDTDVHEGQDLEVVLDRSKLHLFDAATGEALLHGLVERSGPESGEASKAG
- a CDS encoding Gfo/Idh/MocA family protein yields the protein MTTDRTDIRTGIVGLGNIGQYHAERLVDLDVPLVGGMDVATDARTRFARRYDVDVYEDHRDLYDTLDAVVITTPNKYHEEYAIDAFEHDLHVLLEKPLAHSMESAERIAEAAREADGHCMVGFNNRFANAVRIVKNRLDRGDLGEVSHVEANYVRRRGIPGRGSWFTRRQIAGGGALIDLGVHAIDLAMYLLDYPEVTEVSGIARSEFGSREEYAYLDMWADDAGPAGFDVDDSASAFVRCADDQSISLEVAWATNRPANHEFVVRGTESAARFDLLEGDLSFYSASKIGPDHLEDTSIETRQNDTHTDEQRTFFDRIAADDPDDDSVEQALAVQRIVDAIYRSSEEGRTIPIDE
- a CDS encoding sugar phosphate isomerase/epimerase family protein; this translates as MEIGVHTPPLADETLADALAYLDDLGVDTIEPGVGGHPGEDHLPRAEYLDDEDAQAEVRDLLDDHDMRISALATHNNPLHPDDERAEEADTELREAIRLADQLEVDVVTCFSGLPAGGPDDEVPNWITAPWPPEHADALEYQWEQAVDYWSDLAAFADDHGVDVAIEMHPNMLVYEPHGMARLREETNERVGANFDPSHLYWQGISVTDAIRYLGERDAIHHVHAKDTRIYEAMAREKGVLDTTAYDDEPNRSWLFRSVGYGHDESHWKDVVSTLRMVGYDGALSIEHEDSLTSSREGLEKAIELLERVVFETQPGEAYWAE
- a CDS encoding HalOD1 output domain-containing protein encodes the protein MSSPGNTSTASGEVPPSQAIIEAIAAQEGVDPTEMEPPEYEPLYSVVNPEALDSLFRTSHATGQRNAVVALEYEGYDVVVHGDGRVDVHESGSDESPLVDRVLE
- a CDS encoding cryptochrome/photolyase family protein, whose protein sequence is MIVHWHRKDLRVRDNRGLGRAAAMGNRDDEGEGTGEGESEGTGEDAHIVPLFVLDPTVLEHASPVRVSCLLEALGGLRDRYRELGSDLLVFRGEASEVVPRVAAEYDAEAVTWGEDYSGLAAERDRAVTAALEDDGVETETVYDSIIHEPGSITPNQGDHYSVFSYFWKKWRDREKPAPVEPPAADDLTDLHGDDGTDPLPSLANLGFDEPKASTRPVTQATARERVASFCAGPIYEYDDRRDYPAAGATSRLSVHYKWGTIGPRAVYAATERAMDRASSDDERDGVTAFRRQLAFREFYAHVLAFNPEIVSENFSDATGEIDWRNDPDEFAAWKAGKTGYPIVDAGMRQLREDGWVHNRVRMIVAAFLTKDLLVDWRKGYDWFRYNLADHDTANDVGGWQWAASTGMDAQPYFRVFNPTKQGQDYDPDAEYIREYVPELRDASADEIHDWGSLSDAERERIAPEYPAPIVDHGERRELAIETFERARD
- a CDS encoding phosphatase PAP2 family protein is translated as MTLAAVVLELALVVATMLAVATLVVVGPRPVATALNDFRWRLRACLLPLAALAVVLLLRWATVDVVVRLEREVIGNPVTSYLFEFERVVFPEYPVVVLQSFQTPEVTAYFVFVYIYGYAFLLLFPFVAYFALEEMEELSTLIVAFAVNYGVGLVCYVLFLSMGPRNLEPTLFEGLLYDAFPQSRTLTNQVNQNTNVFPSLHSSLSMTVFFIAWQTREKYPLWVPISGVLAISVVVSTMYLGIHWFLDVVAGTALAAASVYVARNYSIESAISGIRGYLDGRLGRNGRPERD
- a CDS encoding ABC transporter substrate-binding protein, giving the protein MDEGAPSATRRGALAGAGSAIAAALAGCSERLWSRAGTAGSEQIELTIKTVPADDDLAAAKIVSQFRENLRDAGIGVTHEPVPEADLYRDVLLDEEYDVFVARHPGIEEYDALRGLLHSEFVNEQGWQNPFHFSDVLADDLLERQRRETGDQRRETIAELLEYLGDTVPYTTIGFPIEIAGHRAGIDARRTLSRPGDYFDLLSREPADGARDGPLEVGVYGDRLGQRLNPLVVDRNRIDGLLGLLYEPLVRRVETGPSREDTRVDDENGDDTGAESQPNWSDSGTETERVPWLAEEVSWDERGTGSEPRLRADVTLREGLEWHDGEPLEADDVVFTYRFLADTSMGTVDGGVPAPRYRSRGTIVETVDRLDDRTVRFSFGETLRPAATTAFSIPILPAHVWRDRTEPVADQRTEALTTDNEEPVGSGPFEITDITIDRIELEPVEDHVFRESDDRPEFLEGFSQYSGISFRIDPNVGTMMDSLLDGEIDITGDGIPPEDIGRFTDAEDVSTVTGRADSFYMIGYNHHHPELGNPRFRQIVSRLVDREHIALELFGGFAEPATSLGALVGLSDDEFGPNGRSGGGTGDQNQDANEDENEDGDEGDGIEIIDFPGTDGEIDVELVRSLFRDAGYRYADGELLE